In one window of Ptiloglossa arizonensis isolate GNS036 chromosome 5, iyPtiAriz1_principal, whole genome shotgun sequence DNA:
- the LOC143147424 gene encoding LOW QUALITY PROTEIN: alpha-amylase-like (The sequence of the model RefSeq protein was modified relative to this genomic sequence to represent the inferred CDS: deleted 2 bases in 1 codon; substituted 3 bases at 3 genomic stop codons), with protein sequence MKDFLGRMGYSGVQIIQSSFRIIFKLNNYXDGTNVRNFELNGLHDLNQTTQYVRDXIVEFMKEVIDAGVAGFRIDSAKHIWPADLKVIYSRLNNLKENFGFPPYARPFIYQQVIDNDGKQAVSKYEYNGMGVVPEYKHTAVLSNSFRGNNLLKWFSNWGEKWQLLPSSDALVFVDNHDIQRATSYQPLNYKSAKXYKLSDGLVLAHSYGIPRLMITFDFENYDQDPPMETARNIESPNIHPDNTCGAGWICEHRCRQIYNMVRFRNTVARTNVTDCWDNGSKQIAFCREDAGFVAFNGDDKDTKVTINGCLLPGRYCDLTSGDLESGRCTGKIITVRQNNTVYVETFTSDEDGVIAIDKNVSYSYTKHLYKDTRNIVNVQLLLTSQDFDQHECHGISPPPLLIRRQALKHCSSPGPVKVSVSIYPSECIHFQILLSFGRAVNISQFLLDFVIIEKLPHSSNENPEVELLYHPQFLRNTNFGKNLELSKIMNHYVEIKRNLKRYKLTSKFKKVSICVVALLYFCSFTQNSLPRTKRSDSVDISEEVTAWQKYWIDLCGLPPCAPLLANLDSSGS encoded by the exons ATGAAAGATTTTCTTGGACGAATGGGCTACAGTGGAGTGCAGATAATTCAATCGTCGTTTAgaataat atttaaattgaataattacTAAGATGGTACCAACGTACGAAATTTCGAATTGAACGGTCTCCACGACTTGAACCAAACGACCCAATATGTCAGAGACTAGATCGTGGAATTTATGAAGGAAGTCATCGATGCAGGCGTAGCGGGATTCCG TATCGATTCTGCCAAACACATTTGGCCGGCTGATCTGAAAGTCATTTACTCGAGATTGAACAATCTAAAGGAGAATTTCGGCTTTCCACCGTATGCTCGACCGTTTATATATCAGCAAGTGATAGACAACGATGGCAAACAAGCGGTCTCTAAATACGAATACAATGGAATGGGCGTAGTGCCCGAATACAAACACACCGCGGTGCTTAGCAATTCGTTCAGGGGCAATAATCTTCTGAAATGGTTCAGTAATTGGGGAGAGAAGTGGCAATTACTTCCGTCGTCAGACGCTCTTGTTTTCGTCGACAATCACGACATCCAGCGCGCTACCAGTTACCAACCGCTCAACTATAAATCTGCCAAATAGTACAAG CTCTCGGATGGCCTCGTGTTGGCCCATTCGTACGGAATACCGCGATTGATGATTACGTTCGATTTCGAAAACTACGATCAAGACCCGCCAATGGAGACAGCTAGGAAC ATCGAGTCTCCTAACATTCATCCCGATAACACCTGCGGCGCTGGCTGGATTTGCGAGCACCGTTGCCGACAGATTTACAACATGGTGCGCTTCCGCAACACAGTGGCGAGAACGAACGTTACGGATTGCTGGGACAATGGCAGCAAACAGATCGCGTTCTGTCGTGAAGATGCTGGATTTGTGGCGTTCAACGGTGACGACAAGGACACGAAGGTGACGATAAACGGTTGCCTGTTGCCTGGCCGTTACTGTGATCTAACATCAGGAGACCTGGAGAGCGGAAGGTGCACTGGAAAAATCATTACAGTGCGGCAGAATAATACCGTTTACGTTGAGACTTTTACGTCGGATGAGGACGGAGTCATTGCTATTGATAAAAACGTAAGTTACTCTTATACAAAGCATTTGTATAAAGATACAAGAAATATAGTCAACGTCCAGCTTTTGTTAACTTCCCAAGAC TTTGACCAA CATGAGTGTCACGGAATCTCGCCACCTCCACTTCTCATTCGACGTCAAGCGTTGAAAC ACTGTTCATCACCAGGTCCGGTAAAAGTTTCTGTTTCTATTTATCCCAGCGAGTGCATCCACTTCCAGATTTTACTCTCGTTCGGTCGAGCTGTAAACATCTCTCAGTTTTTGTTAGATTTCGTGATTATTGAAAAAT TGCCACACTCGTCAAACGAGAATCCGGAAGTCGAATTGCTGTATCATCCCCAGTTTTTAAGAAACACTAATTTTGGTAAAAACCTAGAATTATCGAAAATAATGAATCATTACGTGGAAATTAAAC GAAACCTAAAAAGATATAAATTAACGTCCAAGTttaaaaaagtatcgatttGTGTAGTCGCTCTGCTTTATTTCTGTAGTTTTACACAAAATTCTTTACCTAGGACGAAACGATCGGATTCTGTAGACATTTCCGAAGAAGTAACTGCCTGGCAGAAGTATTGGATCGACTTATG TGGTTTGCCGCCATGTGCACCGCTGCTCGCTAATCTTGATTCTTCAGGGTCGTAG